The proteins below come from a single Streptococcus canis genomic window:
- a CDS encoding cell division site-positioning protein MapZ family protein, producing MSEESKEVEVIKESQTLGLNEAKTMTVGEAVRKESEIKAGVTEDDSILDKYIKQHRDEVSSQKFDAKYMELDTASLDNFIKKQREELSQAGLVDVEPVSPEPAEQDGTLVEEVAEDLAPMEATAVVTGLPVEATVPVSVPLEKVIPEPQMTKEEPKRDQFLSEDSHHPAKQNKKKGWLIALFLLLLAILAVAFGWNHLKQESGKTTQTASRQTKASSQTDSAKKATRLKAAAKAFEKQYGTFYTDATKSKLKNSAFATLPDLEAALKALEGSAYYDKAKAKVDSLKKAIAAITAVNGKFVSDVVVDSEKVSAEVKTDANFDDLSSATLTTGNATLDAVLQASITEGRQQLASKAEVAKAANEQAAQAQVPSAAPAAQEPSASVALSGYGLTGYDPASLQRHLSRVPYNQDVIADRANPSWAFNPGILEKIVATSQARGYISGNQYILEPVNIINGNGYYNMFKPDGTYLFSINCKTGYFVGNAKGHADALDY from the coding sequence GTGTCAGAAGAAAGCAAAGAAGTTGAAGTAATAAAAGAATCGCAAACACTTGGTCTTAATGAAGCTAAGACGATGACCGTCGGTGAAGCTGTTCGTAAAGAGTCAGAGATAAAAGCAGGTGTCACTGAAGACGATAGTATTTTGGATAAATATATCAAGCAGCATCGTGATGAAGTTTCTTCTCAAAAGTTCGATGCTAAATACATGGAACTCGATACGGCTAGTTTGGACAATTTTATTAAAAAGCAAAGAGAAGAATTGAGTCAGGCGGGTCTTGTTGATGTCGAACCTGTATCGCCTGAGCCTGCTGAGCAAGATGGCACTTTGGTTGAAGAAGTAGCTGAAGACTTGGCTCCGATGGAGGCTACTGCGGTGGTAACTGGGCTTCCGGTGGAAGCGACAGTCCCTGTGTCAGTCCCATTAGAGAAGGTCATTCCGGAACCACAGATGACCAAGGAAGAACCAAAAAGAGATCAGTTTCTTTCTGAAGATAGCCACCATCCAGCCAAACAAAACAAGAAAAAAGGTTGGTTAATAGCTTTATTTCTGCTATTATTGGCCATTCTTGCAGTTGCATTTGGTTGGAACCACTTGAAACAAGAGAGTGGGAAAACAACCCAAACAGCAAGTCGTCAAACAAAGGCTTCTTCGCAGACCGACAGTGCTAAAAAAGCAACTCGCTTGAAGGCTGCTGCTAAAGCCTTCGAAAAACAATATGGTACTTTTTATACAGATGCCACAAAGAGCAAATTAAAAAATAGCGCCTTTGCTACCTTGCCAGATTTAGAAGCTGCTTTGAAAGCTTTGGAAGGCTCTGCTTACTATGATAAGGCGAAAGCAAAAGTCGATTCCCTCAAGAAAGCTATTGCTGCTATTACAGCAGTTAACGGTAAATTTGTTTCCGACGTTGTTGTCGATAGTGAAAAGGTTTCGGCTGAAGTCAAGACCGATGCTAATTTTGATGATTTATCAAGTGCAACCCTGACAACAGGAAATGCAACCCTTGATGCTGTCTTGCAGGCGAGCATCACGGAAGGTCGTCAGCAACTAGCCAGCAAGGCTGAAGTCGCCAAAGCAGCTAATGAACAAGCTGCCCAGGCTCAAGTACCCTCTGCAGCACCAGCAGCTCAAGAGCCAAGTGCATCAGTAGCACTATCTGGCTATGGCTTGACAGGTTATGACCCAGCGAGTTTGCAACGGCATTTATCACGTGTGCCTTATAATCAAGATGTTATTGCTGATAGGGCTAATCCATCTTGGGCCTTTAATCCTGGTATTCTTGAAAAAATTGTGGCAACTTCACAAGCAAGGGGCTATATTTCTGGAAATCAGTATATTTTAGAACCTGTTAACATTATTAATGGTAATGGCTACTATAATATGTTTAAGCCAGATGGCACTTATCTGTTTTCTATTAATTGTAAGACTGGTTATTTTGTAGGAAATGCCAAAGGGCATGCCGATGCTTTAGATTATTAA
- a CDS encoding S-ribosylhomocysteine lyase yields the protein MTKEVIVESFELDHTIVKAPYVRLISEEFGPKGDCITNFDIRLVQPNQNSIETAGLHTIEHLLAKLIRQRIDGMIDCSPFGCRTGFHLIMWGKQSSTDIAKVIKSSLEEIATGVTWEDVPGTTIESCGNYKDHSLFSAKEWAQLILDQGISDDPFDRHVI from the coding sequence ATGACAAAAGAAGTTATTGTCGAAAGTTTTGAGCTTGATCATACGATTGTAAAAGCCCCTTATGTTCGTCTTATTTCTGAAGAATTTGGACCAAAGGGCGACTGTATTACAAATTTTGATATTCGCCTAGTGCAGCCTAACCAAAATTCCATTGAGACAGCTGGCTTGCATACCATTGAGCACTTGCTTGCCAAGCTCATTCGTCAACGCATTGACGGGATGATTGATTGCTCTCCTTTTGGCTGTCGAACAGGTTTCCACCTTATCATGTGGGGAAAACAGAGTTCAACTGATATTGCCAAAGTGATTAAATCCAGCCTAGAAGAAATTGCAACTGGGGTTACTTGGGAAGATGTTCCTGGAACAACTATTGAATCCTGTGGTAACTACAAGGATCACAGCCTTTTTTCTGCTAAAGAATGGGCTCAACTTATCCTTGATCAAGGGATTTCAGACGATCCTTTTGACCGCCACGTGATTTAG
- a CDS encoding acetyl-CoA C-acetyltransferase: MKNIVIVEALRTPIGAFGGAFKEVSAVDLGTTVLKSIINKTKVTPEMIDEVIIGNVLHAGLGQNVARQIAIHSGIPSDKTAFTLDMVCGSGLKAIQLAAQSIMLGDADIVVAGGVENMSQAAYVSIQHRFGQRLGNSQLIDSLVHDGLTDAFNNYHMGITAENVAQNYGISREEQDQFALHSQEKAAKALESNRFAEEIVPVSVPQRHHDPLIVSVDEYPKTNTSLEKLQSLRPAFLPEKGTVTAGNASGINDGAALLMLMTEEKAVELGLTPLVTIESYASAGVAPELMGTGPIPATKKALKKASLTISDLDLVESNEAFAAQSLAVLKDLNLNPDIVNVNGGAIALGHPIGASGARILVTLIHEMKKRHAHRGLATLCIGGGQGTAIIVKNNT, from the coding sequence ATGAAAAACATAGTTATCGTTGAAGCTTTACGTACACCCATCGGAGCCTTTGGAGGTGCCTTTAAAGAGGTTTCTGCTGTTGATTTAGGGACAACTGTTCTCAAAAGCATCATCAACAAAACCAAAGTGACTCCTGAGATGATTGACGAAGTCATTATAGGCAACGTTCTCCATGCAGGATTAGGGCAAAACGTTGCCAGACAGATTGCTATCCACTCTGGCATCCCTAGTGATAAAACGGCCTTCACGCTTGATATGGTCTGTGGTTCAGGACTCAAAGCTATTCAGCTGGCAGCACAAAGCATTATGCTAGGTGATGCAGATATTGTCGTTGCTGGTGGTGTCGAAAACATGTCACAAGCAGCTTATGTGTCAATTCAGCATCGCTTTGGTCAACGTCTTGGTAACAGCCAGTTGATTGACAGTTTAGTTCACGATGGCTTAACAGATGCTTTTAACAATTACCACATGGGTATTACAGCTGAGAATGTAGCCCAAAACTACGGTATTTCGAGAGAAGAACAAGATCAATTTGCCCTTCACAGCCAAGAAAAAGCAGCTAAAGCCCTTGAAAGCAATCGTTTCGCTGAGGAAATCGTTCCTGTCTCAGTGCCACAACGTCACCATGACCCTTTAATCGTATCTGTTGATGAATACCCAAAAACCAATACTAGTCTTGAAAAACTTCAATCCTTGCGCCCTGCTTTTCTTCCTGAAAAAGGAACTGTAACTGCCGGTAATGCCTCTGGCATTAACGATGGTGCTGCCTTACTGATGTTGATGACCGAAGAAAAGGCCGTGGAGCTTGGCTTAACCCCTCTGGTCACAATTGAAAGTTATGCTAGTGCAGGGGTTGCCCCTGAACTAATGGGAACTGGACCTATTCCTGCTACCAAAAAAGCGCTAAAAAAAGCTAGCTTGACTATTTCTGATTTGGATTTAGTGGAATCCAACGAAGCATTTGCGGCACAGTCATTGGCTGTTTTAAAAGACCTGAATTTAAATCCTGATATCGTCAATGTGAATGGTGGTGCCATTGCCTTAGGTCATCCTATTGGGGCCAGCGGAGCTCGTATTCTTGTAACACTGATTCATGAAATGAAAAAACGACATGCTCACAGAGGGCTTGCGACCCTTTGCATCGGTGGTGGACAAGGAACTGCTATAATCGTTAAGAATAATACCTAA
- a CDS encoding ribonuclease Y, translating into MVNIILLIVSALIGLTLGYALISIRLKSAKEAAELTLLNAEQEAVDIRGKAEVDAEHIKKTAQRESKANRKELLLEAKEEARKYREEIEQEFKSERQELKQLETRLAERSLTLDRKDENLSSKEKVLDSKEQSLTDKSKHIDERQVQVEKLEEEKKAELERVAAMTIAEAREVILMETENKLTHEIATRIRDAERDIKDRTDKTAKDLLAQAMQRLAGEYVTEQTITSVHLPDDNMKGRIIGREGRNIRTLESLTGIDVIIDDTPEVVVLSGFDPIRREIARMTLESLIADGRIHPARIEELVEKNRLEMDNRIREYGEAAAYEIGAPNLHPDLIKIMGRLQFRTSFGQNVLRHSIEVGKLAGILAGELGENVALARRAGFLHDMGKAIDREVEGSHVEIGMEFARKYKEHPVVVNTIASHHGDVEPDSVIAVLVAAADALSSARPGARNESMENYIKRLRDLEEIATSFDGVQNSFALQAGREIRIMVQPEKVSDDQVVILSHKVREKIENNLDYPGNIKVTVIREMRVIDYAK; encoded by the coding sequence ATGGTTAATATCATATTATTAATTGTTTCTGCCCTCATTGGTTTAACATTAGGTTATGCACTTATTTCGATTAGACTCAAGTCTGCGAAGGAAGCTGCAGAGTTGACTCTTTTAAACGCTGAACAAGAAGCTGTTGATATTCGTGGGAAAGCAGAAGTGGATGCTGAACACATCAAAAAAACAGCTCAACGTGAAAGTAAAGCGAATCGCAAAGAATTACTTTTGGAGGCAAAAGAAGAGGCAAGAAAATATCGTGAAGAAATTGAACAGGAATTCAAATCTGAAAGACAAGAGCTTAAACAATTAGAGACACGCTTAGCAGAGCGCTCCCTAACTCTTGACCGCAAGGATGAAAATCTATCAAGTAAAGAAAAAGTACTGGATAGTAAAGAACAAAGTCTGACCGATAAATCTAAACATATTGATGAGCGGCAAGTTCAAGTTGAAAAGCTTGAAGAGGAGAAAAAAGCAGAACTGGAAAGAGTTGCTGCTATGACGATTGCAGAAGCGCGTGAAGTGATTCTAATGGAGACAGAAAACAAACTGACCCATGAAATTGCCACTCGCATTCGTGATGCCGAACGTGACATCAAAGACAGGACAGATAAAACAGCCAAGGACTTGTTAGCGCAGGCCATGCAACGCCTTGCTGGTGAGTATGTGACTGAACAAACCATTACTAGTGTTCATCTTCCAGACGACAACATGAAGGGTCGGATTATTGGACGTGAAGGTCGTAATATTCGCACCCTAGAAAGTTTAACTGGTATTGATGTTATTATTGACGATACTCCTGAAGTGGTTGTTTTATCAGGATTTGATCCTATTCGTCGCGAGATTGCTCGCATGACTTTAGAATCATTGATTGCAGATGGTCGTATTCATCCAGCGCGTATCGAAGAATTGGTTGAGAAGAATCGTCTTGAAATGGACAATCGCATTCGTGAGTACGGTGAGGCAGCTGCCTATGAAATCGGTGCGCCGAATCTTCACCCTGATCTGATTAAAATCATGGGTCGTCTCCAATTCCGAACATCATTTGGACAAAATGTCTTGCGTCACTCCATTGAAGTTGGTAAATTGGCGGGAATTTTGGCTGGTGAGTTAGGCGAAAACGTTGCCTTAGCACGTCGGGCAGGTTTCTTGCATGATATGGGGAAAGCCATTGACCGTGAGGTTGAAGGCAGTCATGTTGAAATTGGGATGGAATTTGCACGTAAGTACAAAGAACACCCAGTTGTTGTCAATACTATTGCTAGTCACCATGGTGACGTGGAGCCAGACTCAGTGATTGCTGTGCTTGTAGCTGCAGCAGATGCCCTCAGCTCAGCGCGTCCAGGTGCTCGTAATGAGTCAATGGAAAATTACATCAAACGTCTCCGTGATTTGGAAGAGATTGCTACAAGCTTTGATGGGGTTCAAAATAGCTTTGCCCTCCAAGCAGGACGCGAAATCCGTATCATGGTACAACCTGAAAAAGTCTCAGATGATCAAGTTGTTATCTTATCTCACAAAGTGAGAGAGAAGATTGAAAATAACTTGGATTACCCAGGAAATATTAAAGTGACTGTTATTCGTGAAATGCGAGTAATTGATTACGCTAAATAG